TAGCTGCTGTCAGCACCTCGGCTGGCGTCATCCCCATTTTCAGGCAACCAAGATTCATGATGAGTGGGAGCGAAACCGTTGGAGACGAGCCCGGATTGCAATCCGTTGAAATCGCGACAGCCACGCCACGATCAATCATTTTCCTGCCATTTGCTGACTCAGCCATCAGGAAAAACGCCGTACCGGGCAGTAACACAGCGATGACACCCGCTTCTGCCATCTGTTCAATCCCCTTGTCGGAGGCACGCAACAAATGATCCGCAGATACCGCCCCAACCGAAGCTGCCAGCTCTGCCCCTTCATACGGTTCGATTTCGTCCGCATGAATCTTCGGCAGCAGCCCATGTCGGACCCCAGCTTCGAGAATGCGTCGGGACTGCTCAGGGGTGAACACACCTCTTTCGCAAAACACATCGTTAAAAACAGCCAGCTTGCGACGAGCAACCTCCGGGATCATTTCCTCGATGACCACGTCTACAAACGCATCCGGATTTTCCTTATATTCACGCGGCACCGCATGTGCACCCATAAAGGTACTAACGATGTCGATGGGATGTGCTTCGTGCAACTGCTTGGCGACCTCGAGCTGCTTCAGCTCATCTTCCAATGTCAGGCCGTATCCGCTTTTCGCCTCGACGGTTGTGACCCCATGCAACAGAAACTGGTCAAGACGCTGCTTACTCTGGGCAAACAGCTCTTCGTGGGTGGCTGCGCGGGTCGCTGCAGTGGTCGAGTGAATACCACCGCCATTGTTCATAATCTCCATATAGGTCGCACCGTTTAGTCGCATATTAAACTCGTTTTGCCGACTGCCCGCGTGCACCAAATGTGTATGAGGATCTATCAGCCCTGGCGTGACCAGTTGGCCCGAAGCATCGATGATTTGCGCCTCATGCGCACGATCTCGATAGTGAAGTGCCAGCTCTTCATCTGTTCCCACACGCTGGATCACGCCGTCTTCCAGCCAGATGCTTCCGTCCTCGATGATCGACAACTCGTTCATTTGCGCTCCAACTACTGGGGAAGAGGAGCCGCCAGCCAGCGTGGCAAGCTGACTGGCATGGCGAATCCATACAGGTTTTGTCATGGCTCTTACTCCTTCATCATCGGAATGTGGACGCCTTTTTCCTTGGCTGTTTGAATCGCGAGGTCGTACCCTGCATCGACATGTCGGACGATGCCCATGCCTGGATCGGTCGTGAGGACACGCTCCAGACGACGTGCTGCTTCTGGTGTTCCGTCTGCCACGATGACCATTCCAGCGTGGAGGGAGTAGCCCATGCCAACGCCTCCTCCGTGATGCACAGACACCCAGCTCGCTCCGCCTACCGCATTGATCATGGCATTGAGAATTGGCCAGTCTGCAACCGCGTCGCTGCCATCCTTCATCGCTTCCGTCTCACGGTTTGGCGAAGCAACAGAGCCGGAGTCCAGATGGTCACGCCCAATGACGATAGGAGCCGATAGCTCGCCGCGCGCCACCATCTCATTAATGATTTGACCAAAACGCGCACGCTCGCCATAGCCTAACCAGCAAATGCGGGAAGGCAGTCCCTGGAACTGAATGCGCTCCTGTGCCATGCGAATCCAGTTGCACAGATGCGTGTTATAGGAAAACTCGCGCAGGATGACTTCGTCTGTCTTGTAAATATCCTCCGGATCGCCGGATAGCGCTACCCAACGGAACGGCCCCTTGCCCTCACAAAACTGCGGACGGATGTAGGCTGGCACAAAGCCAGGGAAACGGAACGCGTCCTCCACACCCTCGTTTTTTGCCACCTGCCTGATGTTATTGCCATAGTCGAAAGTGACTGCTCCTTTTTCCTGCATGGCGAGCATCGCGCGAACGTGTTCAGCAATACTTGCTTTTGCGTGAGATTCGTATGCTTTCGGATCGCGCGCCCGCAGTTCAGCTGCTTCCTCCAGTGACATACCGATGGGAATGTAGCCATTGAGTGGATCATGCGAGGAGGTCTGGTCCGTCAGCACATCCGGGATAAAGTCGCGAGCCAGCATGGCATTCAGCACTTCGGGTGCATTGCCCAACAAACCGATGGAAATGCCTTTTTTGTCGCGTTTCGCGTCTTCCGCCAAACGGATCGCTTCATCCAGACTCTCTGTCATCACATCCAGGTATTTTGTGTCCAGTCTGCGTTGGATACGAGTCGGGTCCACCTCGATATTGATGCTCACACCGCCATTGAGTGATACGGCTAACGGTTGCGCCCCACCCATGCCGCCCAAGCCTGCTGTGACGGTAATGGTTCCGGTCAGCGTTCCTTCAAAATGCTGGCGTGCCAGTTCTGCAAAGGTCTCATACGTTCCTTGTACGATGCCCTGGCTGCCAATGTAAATCCAGCTTCCCGCTGTCATTTGTCCGTACATCATCAAACCCTTTTTGTCCAGCTCGTGGAAATGCTCCCAATTCGCCCAGGCAGGCACCAGGTTCGAGTTTGCCAGCAGCACACGCGGCGCATCGGTATGCGATTTGAATACAGCAACTGGCTTGCCAGACTGGATGAGAAGTGTTTCATCGCTCTCCAACGTTTGCAATGTTTTGACAATTGCATCGAAGCATTCCCAGTTCCGCGCCGCCTTGCCAATTCCGCCGTATACGACCAGATCCTCTGTACGCTCCGCTACATCGGGATTGAGGTTGTTCAAAAGCATGCGCAGCGCAGCTTCCTGCACCCATCCCTTTGTATGTAATTGGGTACCTGAAAAGGCTTGGATCAATTGCTCAACGGATTGTGTCGTCGTCATCATTTCCACCTGCTTTTCTAAAAGGATGTACTTCTTAGCTCCATTGTAAAAAAGCAAGGAAAGACAAAAAAGGCACCGCGCTTTCGATTTGGTGCCTCTATTTTCGATTCAGTTGCAACCGCATTCATGGTTTGACGAAAAAATCTGTCTTTTCTTTCGATTTCTATCTTTTCTTCTGATTTCGTAACAAACGTGGAGTTGTCCCTGTCTTTTCCTTAAAAATTTTACTGAAATAATTGGCGTTAATGAATCCACATCGCTCTGCTACCTCTTGAACAGACATCGATGTTTCAAGAAGCAATCGACGTGCCTCTTTTACCCGCAACGAAGTGAGTATTTGGCGAAAAGAGCTTCCTTGCTTTTGCGCGAGCAGCGTACTGAAATAGGAAGGGCTACGGTCGATATAGCGTGCAACCTCCTCCAGACGCAGTGCCGGATCGGTATAGCGGCCTTCTATATAACGAATCGCCTGTTCCACGACATCGACACGGGACTCGTCGATGGGATGGTGAGCAGCATCCAGAAGCTGATTGATAAACAGCAGCAGTTCCACTACGATCCGATACAAGATCGGCGAGTACAGAATCGTTTCGAAAACCCGGTGATACTCCTCTTCCAAAGGTCCAGAGTCAAGACCACGTGATATCATGTAGCGTCTGACTTGGGCCAAAATACTCGTCAGCCGAATACGCAACAGCCCGGGCTCTGGATAGGGCTCTTCCTTGTAAAAAAAGTGTGTATACAGCCACTGCTTCAACTCTTCCCGATTGCCTTCATCCAGCATTTCTACCCACGTGCGCTGTTCGGCGGGGGTCAAAAATGGGTCAATCATCGTCCAATTCACGCGATTGTTCACGACCGTCACTTGCCGATATCCTTTAAAAAAGCGGACTTGCAGGGCTTGGCTCGCATCCGCATAATTTTCGTTCAAGCTCCGCTCATGGTTGCTTGGGTCATACATGACCAAAAAGAGCGGCGCGTCATTATTTGCTTCCCAGTCCATCAGCAGACGCTTGCCCATTTGGTGGAGCGTAGAAGGCGATACCACAGCATCCATTGGAAAAACCCCCACAATGGTCTCCCCTAACGGCAAAAGAGCGGGTTTGTCGCGAAACGGATATTCTTCAAAAAAGCGCAGCAGCTCGGGGTGGCGCTTCGGATCCTCCAATTGAGCCAGCATGAGCGAATAAGACTTGGCTTGAACATGCCCGGGGAAAAACAGGTCAAGATACGAGACATCCCTGTCATGGTCCGATCCTGTTCTCTTCTCTTCGTTCACTCGCTTCCGATCCAAGCGCTCCTGGCAGCATCTCGTCAGGATTCTCCTGATGTATTCCGGTGTCTGTGGCTTCAGCCATAGATCGCGGGCAAAAAGTCCAATTCCCTGCATCGCGCGCTCGAACGTGGCTTCTGATGTGGTCACCACAACGGTCGGACGATACTGCTCCACCAGGAGCTTCAGCCGATCCCACTCCCCGCGCCCGATCATGTCCAGTTCAATACAGAGCACTTCCGGTGTATGCGCTTCCATCATTTCGAAAACGTCTTCCATGGTCCCGGCACTATACACCTTGTCATACGGAATGGCATAGCTGTTGACGAGCCATCCGATCCCAATTCGTTCGTTCTGGTCCCGATCCGCTATCAAAATGCTGAGCATAAGCCGTCCTCCTTTTTAGAGCGATCAGAAAAGTGGGACATCTTTCACTATGAAACAAAGGTTGCCCATAAATGGACAACCTTTTCTCCTTCACGTTCCTTACTTCTTGAGAGGGTTTTCGATCATGGTTCCCATCACATGATCCAGCGGAATAAAGCCAATATCGCGGGAATCTGTACTGTGATTACGGTTATCTCCCATAACAAAAATATGATCGGCTGGAACCGTGATCTTTCCGTCTGCTACATATTCCATCGTTTCTTTGATATATGGTTCGTTCAATGCCTCACCGTTTCGATACACCTTGTTGTCTTTGAACTCGAGTACGTCACCTGGTCTTCCAATGACACGTTTGACATACATCGTGTGATCATCGCCTTGGCCTGTGACCAGCGACACCAAGGGATGCCCCATGATATCGTCCATCAATGTACGGTCTCGCTCTACCCTACTGTCGATCACGACAATGTCGCCGTAATCTGGCAAATAAGAAAACGTGTGTGATAGTTTAGACACATATATGCGCTGTTCGTCTTGTAAGGTTGGGTCCATGGAATGCCCATCAACCTTGAACGGTTGAAATACAAAGATTCCGAGGACAAGAGCGAAAACGACAGCAAAGGTTATCGACCGAATCCATCCCAATACTTCTTTCATTTTCTTTTGGCACTCCTTCCTTATACCATTCTCTCTTCCTGTATCGAAACCATCATACCACATTATCCGCCCAATCCCAAAAAATCGACCGGAAGCAAAGATCAGGTGAGACCGTACTCGCGCAGTTTCCGAAACAGCGTTGCCCGGCTTATGCCTAATAGCGCAGCTGCTTCTTCTTTTCGTCCGTTTCTATCCCGAATTTGTTGCATCGCGGTATCAATTGCTGCTCGTTCCAGCTCTTTCAGCGTAAGCCCTTGCTTTTGCCAGTCGAATGACCCCTGATTTTCTTTTACGAAATGTGGGGAAGATTCACGCAGCATTCCCGTTCGAATGGGCAAGCTCGCAGGCTGGACCCAAGGGCTTGCTTCCATATTGACCGCGTACTCGATTACATTTTCCAGCTCTCGGACATTTCCTCTCCAGCCGTGATGAAACAGGACGTTTTGCGTTTCCTGGGAAAAGCCGAGCAGCTTCTTCCCCGCTCTATTCGCATGCGCCAAAAGGATATCGTTCGCCAAAGGCAGTATATCCTCTCTGCGTTCTCGCAGCGAGGGCAAGTGGATGGGAATTACATGCAAACGATAGTACAGGT
This genomic stretch from Brevibacillus brevis harbors:
- the lepB gene encoding signal peptidase I, with protein sequence MKEVLGWIRSITFAVVFALVLGIFVFQPFKVDGHSMDPTLQDEQRIYVSKLSHTFSYLPDYGDIVVIDSRVERDRTLMDDIMGHPLVSLVTGQGDDHTMYVKRVIGRPGDVLEFKDNKVYRNGEALNEPYIKETMEYVADGKITVPADHIFVMGDNRNHSTDSRDIGFIPLDHVMGTMIENPLKK
- the hutU gene encoding urocanate hydratase; amino-acid sequence: MTTTQSVEQLIQAFSGTQLHTKGWVQEAALRMLLNNLNPDVAERTEDLVVYGGIGKAARNWECFDAIVKTLQTLESDETLLIQSGKPVAVFKSHTDAPRVLLANSNLVPAWANWEHFHELDKKGLMMYGQMTAGSWIYIGSQGIVQGTYETFAELARQHFEGTLTGTITVTAGLGGMGGAQPLAVSLNGGVSINIEVDPTRIQRRLDTKYLDVMTESLDEAIRLAEDAKRDKKGISIGLLGNAPEVLNAMLARDFIPDVLTDQTSSHDPLNGYIPIGMSLEEAAELRARDPKAYESHAKASIAEHVRAMLAMQEKGAVTFDYGNNIRQVAKNEGVEDAFRFPGFVPAYIRPQFCEGKGPFRWVALSGDPEDIYKTDEVILREFSYNTHLCNWIRMAQERIQFQGLPSRICWLGYGERARFGQIINEMVARGELSAPIVIGRDHLDSGSVASPNRETEAMKDGSDAVADWPILNAMINAVGGASWVSVHHGGGVGMGYSLHAGMVIVADGTPEAARRLERVLTTDPGMGIVRHVDAGYDLAIQTAKEKGVHIPMMKE
- a CDS encoding helix-turn-helix domain-containing protein, which gives rise to MLSILIADRDQNERIGIGWLVNSYAIPYDKVYSAGTMEDVFEMMEAHTPEVLCIELDMIGRGEWDRLKLLVEQYRPTVVVTTSEATFERAMQGIGLFARDLWLKPQTPEYIRRILTRCCQERLDRKRVNEEKRTGSDHDRDVSYLDLFFPGHVQAKSYSLMLAQLEDPKRHPELLRFFEEYPFRDKPALLPLGETIVGVFPMDAVVSPSTLHQMGKRLLMDWEANNDAPLFLVMYDPSNHERSLNENYADASQALQVRFFKGYRQVTVVNNRVNWTMIDPFLTPAEQRTWVEMLDEGNREELKQWLYTHFFYKEEPYPEPGLLRIRLTSILAQVRRYMISRGLDSGPLEEEYHRVFETILYSPILYRIVVELLLFINQLLDAAHHPIDESRVDVVEQAIRYIEGRYTDPALRLEEVARYIDRSPSYFSTLLAQKQGSSFRQILTSLRVKEARRLLLETSMSVQEVAERCGFINANYFSKIFKEKTGTTPRLLRNQKKR
- the hutI gene encoding imidazolonepropionase codes for the protein MTKPVWIRHASQLATLAGGSSSPVVGAQMNELSIIEDGSIWLEDGVIQRVGTDEELALHYRDRAHEAQIIDASGQLVTPGLIDPHTHLVHAGSRQNEFNMRLNGATYMEIMNNGGGIHSTTAATRAATHEELFAQSKQRLDQFLLHGVTTVEAKSGYGLTLEDELKQLEVAKQLHEAHPIDIVSTFMGAHAVPREYKENPDAFVDVVIEEMIPEVARRKLAVFNDVFCERGVFTPEQSRRILEAGVRHGLLPKIHADEIEPYEGAELAASVGAVSADHLLRASDKGIEQMAEAGVIAVLLPGTAFFLMAESANGRKMIDRGVAVAISTDCNPGSSPTVSLPLIMNLGCLKMGMTPAEVLTAATINAAHAIRCAHEVGSLEVGKKADVTIFDVPDFMTLQYRYGINHVNTVIKNGTIVVAGGRLA